A stretch of the Bradyrhizobium sp. CCBAU 53351 genome encodes the following:
- a CDS encoding MBL fold metallo-hydrolase, with amino-acid sequence MTLTLTILGCGSSAGVPRPALGWGACDPDNPKNRRRRCSLLVERISEHGTTRILIDTSPDLREQLLSTNVDHIDAVFLTHEHADQTHGMDDLRPVVMHMRRRIPTYLNQSTAKDILARFSYCFISPEGSDYPPILTRHSIEAGESQTILGKGGAVTMTAFLVQHGAIPALGYRIGDAAYTPDLNDIPRESWGALENLDLWIVDGLRYTSHVSHFSINDALSWIERFKPKRAVITNMTADVDYEVIRQSLPAGVVPAFDGLRLETH; translated from the coding sequence ATGACGCTGACGCTGACGATCCTGGGCTGCGGCTCCTCCGCCGGCGTGCCGCGTCCGGCGCTCGGCTGGGGCGCCTGCGATCCCGACAATCCCAAAAACCGCCGCCGGCGCTGCTCGCTGCTGGTCGAACGGATCTCCGAGCATGGCACCACGCGCATCCTGATCGACACCTCGCCGGACCTGCGCGAGCAATTGCTCTCGACCAATGTCGATCACATCGACGCGGTGTTCCTGACGCATGAGCACGCCGATCAGACCCACGGCATGGACGATCTGCGCCCGGTCGTGATGCACATGCGCCGCCGGATCCCGACCTATCTCAACCAGTCGACGGCCAAGGATATCCTGGCGCGCTTCTCCTACTGCTTCATTTCGCCGGAGGGCAGCGACTACCCGCCGATCCTGACGCGGCATTCAATCGAGGCGGGCGAAAGCCAGACCATCCTGGGGAAGGGAGGCGCCGTGACGATGACGGCCTTCCTGGTGCAGCATGGCGCCATACCCGCGCTGGGCTATCGGATCGGGGATGCCGCCTACACACCCGATCTCAACGACATCCCGCGCGAGAGCTGGGGCGCCCTGGAAAACCTCGACCTCTGGATCGTCGACGGCCTGCGCTACACCAGCCATGTCAGCCATTTCAGCATCAACGACGCGCTGTCCTGGATCGAGCGGTTCAAGCCGAAGCGCGCGGTCATCACCAACATGACGGCCGACGTCGACTACGAGGTGATCCGGCAATCGTTGCCCGCGGGCGTCGTGCCCGCCTTTGACGGGCTGCGGCTGGAGACGCATTGA
- a CDS encoding TRAP transporter small permease — translation MAGNDVKAGGPVRRALDLLYLGAGYAAGVFLVAIFAIMMIMSVGRQFAINIPAGDDFASWCMAALAFLGLAHTFKRGEMIRVGLLLERLRGRTKWIAEIVALGIATAFVLYFTRYAVQMTYDSWRFNDVAQGVVALPLWIPQLGFAGGLAILSIALIDEMVNVIGGNRPTYERGSPDETPEEFVERISQGGGG, via the coding sequence GTGGCAGGGAACGACGTAAAGGCCGGGGGACCAGTGCGCCGCGCGCTCGATCTCCTTTATCTCGGGGCAGGCTACGCCGCCGGCGTCTTCCTGGTTGCGATCTTTGCAATCATGATGATCATGTCGGTCGGGCGCCAATTTGCGATCAACATCCCCGCAGGTGATGATTTCGCCTCCTGGTGCATGGCCGCGCTGGCTTTCCTTGGCCTTGCGCATACCTTCAAGCGCGGAGAGATGATCCGTGTCGGCCTTCTGCTCGAACGGCTGCGTGGGCGGACCAAGTGGATCGCGGAGATCGTGGCACTCGGGATCGCGACCGCCTTCGTCCTCTATTTCACCCGCTATGCCGTGCAGATGACGTACGATTCCTGGCGCTTCAACGATGTGGCGCAGGGCGTCGTCGCGCTTCCGCTCTGGATTCCGCAGCTCGGTTTCGCCGGTGGTCTTGCGATCCTGTCGATCGCGCTGATCGACGAGATGGTCAATGTCATCGGCGGTAACCGGCCCACCTACGAGAGGGGCTCGCCGGACGAGACGCCGGAAGAATTCGTCGAACGCATCTCGCAAGGCGGCGGAGGTTGA
- a CDS encoding TatD family hydrolase produces MLVDSHCHLDFPDFAEDLDGIVSRARAAGIGRMVTISTRVRKLEGLLAIAERYDDVYCSVGTHPHNADEEDGIAPDELIALTDHPKVVALGEAGLDYFYDNGSPEAQARGFRAHIAAARATGLPLVIHTREADEDCARILEEEAGRGSFRAVLHCYTGGRELALKAVSLGLYIGFTGILTFKKSEALRALAAELPADRILVETDSPYLAPGKFRGKRNEPAYVVEVAKVLAETRGVSFDEISRQTSENFFRLFSKVKA; encoded by the coding sequence ATGCTGGTCGACAGCCACTGCCATCTGGATTTTCCGGACTTTGCGGAAGATCTCGACGGGATCGTGTCGCGGGCACGCGCGGCCGGCATCGGGCGCATGGTCACGATATCGACGCGGGTGCGAAAGCTGGAGGGCCTGCTCGCGATCGCGGAGCGCTATGACGACGTCTACTGCTCGGTCGGCACCCATCCGCACAACGCGGACGAGGAGGACGGCATCGCACCGGACGAGCTGATCGCGCTCACGGACCATCCCAAAGTCGTCGCGCTCGGCGAGGCCGGGCTCGACTATTTCTACGACAACGGCTCGCCGGAAGCGCAGGCGAGGGGCTTTCGCGCCCACATCGCCGCGGCCCGCGCCACCGGCCTGCCGCTCGTGATCCACACCCGCGAAGCCGACGAGGACTGCGCCCGCATCCTGGAAGAGGAGGCGGGACGCGGATCGTTTCGCGCCGTGCTGCATTGTTACACGGGCGGGCGCGAGCTGGCGCTGAAGGCGGTGTCGCTCGGGCTCTATATCGGTTTCACGGGCATCCTGACCTTCAAGAAGTCGGAAGCGTTGCGCGCGCTCGCGGCCGAACTGCCGGCCGATCGTATCCTGGTCGAAACGGACTCGCCCTATCTTGCGCCGGGCAAGTTCCGCGGCAAACGCAACGAGCCTGCCTATGTGGTGGAGGTCGCAAAGGTGCTGGCAGAGACGCGCGGGGTGTCGTTCGACGAAATCTCGCGCCAGACCAGCGAAAACTTCTTCCGCCTGTTCTCGAAGGTGAAGGCTTGA